AAAGGAATGCCTTATCTACTATGGTGCTTACTTGACCCAGACCGCTGGAAATGACAAGCGGTATGGCTAAATACAGTATGAACCTCAGATCTTCGGAGAAGATCCTCGTGGAAGCCGAGATGAATTTGCTAGAGAACAGAAACATTATTACTGTAACTAGTGCATTTCCAACTATCCATCCATATGCGATCGACATCTCGTTCAAATATGGAGAAAGGAAGAAGATCAGTGGAATTGCAAAGATGTTGAAGATCAACTGAGCGATGGAATACTGTAGGAACCGTCGCTCGGCTTTCAGCAGTCCGGAAAGCAGCTGCTGCAAACCGCTTATAAAAGGAAATACCGCGAGAAGCTTTAATGTATCTGAAGCATAGTCGAGTATCTCAGTGGAAAAGCCTGGAGCAAACACCTTCACGAAAAAGGACGGAAATAACATCAGAAATCCGCCGAATACCGCGTAGATTAATCCGAACGTCACTAACACCGACCATACGAATCTTCGAGAGTCCTCTGGATCCCTCTTCCTAATCTTTATGTACTGGGGAACGAAAACCGCTATCAACCCTGCAGATATTATGCTTGTGATGACTCTGGCAGGAGAAAGTGCAATAACAACTGCGTCCAGCCGCCACGAGGTGCCAAAGAGATCTGCCGTAAGAACCTCTCTGAAGAACCCGAGTCCCTTTGATAGTAGCGTGAATACCGTTATGTACAAAGAGCCTGCCGCGACTGTCTGAATTCCCTTTTTCAAGACGAATCTCCTTTGA
This portion of the Mesotoga infera genome encodes:
- a CDS encoding virulence factor MviM, coding for MKKGIQTVAAGSLYITVFTLLSKGLGFFREVLTADLFGTSWRLDAVVIALSPARVITSIISAGLIAVFVPQYIKIRKRDPEDSRRFVWSVLVTFGLIYAVFGGFLMLFPSFFVKVFAPGFSTEILDYASDTLKLLAVFPFISGLQQLLSGLLKAERRFLQYSIAQLIFNIFAIPLIFFLSPYLNEMSIAYGWIVGNALVTVIMFLFSSKFISASTRIFSEDLRFILYLAIPLVISSGLGQVSTIVDKAFLSLLPPGQISGLHYADTLLGIVSSVFIISFLETTRTELSEFVANDDVRNVQLRMRKTAKTSLSIAIPIVFWIAFMGEPLVRLIFEHGEFTSESTTVVAIAIIGYTARIIFQPLGFLARQFFISHGRVRFMVYLTFFGIALNFFFDWILLEPFGIGGITASTSLVTLISTAIWVYLVERKGVSFVPWKTIVMLLGLSTAIVLISLAIRSNASETLFLIAGNCFFFALTLWATRDIMKYILRRLIPKIFS